A window of Ranitomeya variabilis isolate aRanVar5 chromosome 2, aRanVar5.hap1, whole genome shotgun sequence contains these coding sequences:
- the LOC143808035 gene encoding receptor-transporting protein 4-like yields MNNIAWIEDFAREIGNSGVPHGWSLHVDKNLQKKNDAKYFSQTTFGSFRCLNCKRNWSSSKVFILFCMKLTHFQPRGNVAMRIFKQGCQKCTKMQEPMIHSENIERVISNVVSHIQKAFYGKQNANDDRPPNIYGPLDGPHDEEHCEACQLNLCDRQMTSQETSSSLGLVSALVGLGAGALALMYLSKN; encoded by the exons ATGAATAATATAGCTTGGATTGAAGATTTTGCCAGAGAGATAGGCAATTCAGGAGTTCCTCATGGATGGAGTTTACATGTGGACAAAAACCTTCAGAAAAAGAATGATGCTAAATACTTTTCACAGACAACATTTGGCAG CTTTCGCTGCTTAAATTGTAAACGCAATTGGAGCTCATCAAAAGTCTTCATCTTGTTCTGTATGAAGCTGACCCATTTTCAGCCACGTGGCAATGTGGCAATGAGGATTTTCAAACAGGGAtgtcaaaaatgcacaaaaatgcaAGAGCCTATGATACACTCTGAAAACATAGAAAGAGTCATCAGCAATGTAGTTAGTCATATTCAGAAGGCATTTTATGGGAAACAAAATGCGAATGATGACCGTCCACCAAACATTTATGGTCCTCTGGATGGCCCACATGATGAAGAGCATTGTGAGGCTTGCCAGTTGAATTTGTGCGATAGGCAGATGACCTCTCAAGAAACATCATCATCACTTGGTTTGGTTTCTGCTCTTGTAGGTCTTGGTGCTGGTGCATTAGCACTAATGTACCTATCTAAAAATTAA